A single window of Nicotiana sylvestris chromosome 3, ASM39365v2, whole genome shotgun sequence DNA harbors:
- the LOC138887368 gene encoding uncharacterized protein: MKKSIAEFVAQCPNCQQAKIENQKPSGLIQNIEIPTWIWEVIVDQLTKFAHFMPVKTTYTAENYVKLYIKEIVRLHGVPVAYELELPSELEFVHPVFHASMLRKFIRGPSRVVLIKDVQVTEDLSYEEMLVAILDRQVRKLRTKDVAYVKVLWRNKNTEEMTWEEEE, from the exons atgaagaagtctattgcagaatttgtagcccaatgtcctaattgtcaacaagcaaagattgagaatcagaaaCCTAGCGGATTgattcaaaatatagagattccgacctggataTGGGAG GTGATAGTTGATCAACTTACAAAATTTGCCCATTTtatgccagttaagacaacttacacagCTGAAAATTATGTGAAGTTGTATAtaaaggagattgttaggcttcatggggtgccg gttgcttatgagttagaattaccatccgaattggaatttgtccatccagtatttcatgcatctatgttgaggaaatttATTAGAGGCCCTTCTCGGGTCGTCcttatcaaagatgtacaagttacagaggatctatcatatgaagaaatgctagtagctatattagatcgacaagttcgcaagctgagaacaaaggATGTAGCTTatgtcaaagtattgtggaggaacaagaatacagaagaaatgacatgggaagaagaagagtag
- the LOC104239615 gene encoding beta carbonic anhydrase 5, chloroplastic-like isoform X2, protein MARSVIQSSSLCNSSSVDHSRILRTQLRFLGIEQPHFRLLNLPKYNSALKLKALKEPMTLTKEMMDEKEMSVVTESESNEFTTLKHRFLNYKKDKYMKNLEHFQSLAETQSPKFMVISCADSRVCPSNILGFQPGEAFVVRNVANLVPPYENGPSETNAALEFAVNTLKVQNILVIGHSRCGGIRALMSMDNETPSSFIRSWVVVGKSARASTKAAASNLSFDQQCKHCEKESVNCSLMNLFTYPWIKDKVNKGELLIHGGYYDFVDCTFEKWTLENNSRVDNQVSIRNREFWC, encoded by the exons ATGGCTCGGTCTGTTATTCAATCATCCTCCCTCTGTAACTCCTCCTCTGTGGATCATTCAAGG ATCTTGAGGACCCAGTTGAGATTCTTGGGAATTGAACAACCCCATTTCAGATTGTTGAATTTGCCCAA GTATAACTCTGCTCTAAAATTGAAAGCCTTGAAGGAACCAATGACCCTAACCAAAGAAATGATGGATGAAAAAGAGATGAGTGTTGTGACCGAAAGTGAATCAAATGAATTCACCACGTTGAAGCATAGATTTTTGAATTACAAGAAGGACAAATACAT GAAAAATTTGGAGCATTTTCAAAGTCTTGCAGAAACACAATCACCAAAG TTTATGGTAATTTCTTGTGCAGACTCTCGTGTGTGTCCCTCGAACATACTAGGATTTCAACCAGGAGAAGCCTTTGTAGTCCGCAATGTGGCAAATCTGGTGCCTCCCTATGAG AATGGTCCTTCAGAAACAAATGCAGCCCTTGAGTTTGCTGTTAATACTCTCAAA gtCCAAAACATATTAGTCATTGGTCACAGCCGCTGTGGAGGCATTCGTGCCTTAATGAGTATGGACAATGAAACACCTTCAAG CTTCATTAGAAGTTGGGTAGTAGTTGGAAAGTCTGCCCGGGCAAGCACAAAAGCTGCTGCTTCCAACCTCAGCTTTGACCAGCAATGCAAGCACTGTGAGAAG GAATCAGTCAACTGCTCATTGATGAATTTGTTTACGTACCCATGGATTAAGGACAAGGTGAATAAAGGGGAGCTCTTAATTCATGGTGGCTACTATGACTTTGTCGACTGTACTTTTGAAAAGTGGACTCTTGAGAACAACTCTCGAGTGGATAATCAAGTCTCCATCAGAAACCGGGAATTTTGGTGCTGA
- the LOC104239615 gene encoding beta carbonic anhydrase 5, chloroplastic-like isoform X1, with protein sequence MARSVIQSSSLCNSSSVDHSRILRTQLRFLGIEQPHFRLLNLPNCRYNSALKLKALKEPMTLTKEMMDEKEMSVVTESESNEFTTLKHRFLNYKKDKYMKNLEHFQSLAETQSPKFMVISCADSRVCPSNILGFQPGEAFVVRNVANLVPPYENGPSETNAALEFAVNTLKVQNILVIGHSRCGGIRALMSMDNETPSSFIRSWVVVGKSARASTKAAASNLSFDQQCKHCEKESVNCSLMNLFTYPWIKDKVNKGELLIHGGYYDFVDCTFEKWTLENNSRVDNQVSIRNREFWC encoded by the exons ATGGCTCGGTCTGTTATTCAATCATCCTCCCTCTGTAACTCCTCCTCTGTGGATCATTCAAGG ATCTTGAGGACCCAGTTGAGATTCTTGGGAATTGAACAACCCCATTTCAGATTGTTGAATTTGCCCAA CTGCAGGTATAACTCTGCTCTAAAATTGAAAGCCTTGAAGGAACCAATGACCCTAACCAAAGAAATGATGGATGAAAAAGAGATGAGTGTTGTGACCGAAAGTGAATCAAATGAATTCACCACGTTGAAGCATAGATTTTTGAATTACAAGAAGGACAAATACAT GAAAAATTTGGAGCATTTTCAAAGTCTTGCAGAAACACAATCACCAAAG TTTATGGTAATTTCTTGTGCAGACTCTCGTGTGTGTCCCTCGAACATACTAGGATTTCAACCAGGAGAAGCCTTTGTAGTCCGCAATGTGGCAAATCTGGTGCCTCCCTATGAG AATGGTCCTTCAGAAACAAATGCAGCCCTTGAGTTTGCTGTTAATACTCTCAAA gtCCAAAACATATTAGTCATTGGTCACAGCCGCTGTGGAGGCATTCGTGCCTTAATGAGTATGGACAATGAAACACCTTCAAG CTTCATTAGAAGTTGGGTAGTAGTTGGAAAGTCTGCCCGGGCAAGCACAAAAGCTGCTGCTTCCAACCTCAGCTTTGACCAGCAATGCAAGCACTGTGAGAAG GAATCAGTCAACTGCTCATTGATGAATTTGTTTACGTACCCATGGATTAAGGACAAGGTGAATAAAGGGGAGCTCTTAATTCATGGTGGCTACTATGACTTTGTCGACTGTACTTTTGAAAAGTGGACTCTTGAGAACAACTCTCGAGTGGATAATCAAGTCTCCATCAGAAACCGGGAATTTTGGTGCTGA
- the LOC104239616 gene encoding non-functional pseudokinase ZED1-like isoform X2 — MDCITKMWSVLKKFRKEEEDVPNLFLQNGSALLEELISFSSGTYDIPIRSYSAQQLVKATNNFAGRVHASTYGYICRGTLQGRSILDKMFINIPGNPASHSDFDILAGAVRDIAVTSLMSRNKNVLKIIGCCLEFRYPALVYEDARFEILANFLDPNCDKLLSWKSRLKIAKSIASAILYLHTAFPTPIIYRILNPHNIILDHHCVPKLFDFSFVISLPPGELQVEDDLIWIPGYFDPEYQSSRANEDDPEHIVNYVNDHIHKDDQFKQIVDPKILNESSVNHQQLQAFINITLRCVQAKGENRPDMLDIARKILQFE; from the exons ATGGATTGCATAACGAAGATGTGGTCGGTCTTGAAGAAATTTaggaaggaagaagaagatgtaCCAAATCTGTTCCTACAAAATGGAAGTGCACTGTTGGAAGAGCTTATTTCTTTTTCTAGTGGAACATATGACATTCCTATCCGTAGTTACAGTGCTCAACAACTTGTTAAGGCCACAAACAACTTCGCTGGACGTGTCCATGCTAGCACCTACGGTTACATCTGTAGAGGAACTCTGCAAGGCCGCTCTATCTTGGACAAAATGTTCATAAATATTCCAG GTAATCCGGCCTCACATTCCGACTTTGACATTCTTGCTGGAGCTGTACGTGACATTGCAGTCACATCACTAATGAGCAGAAATAAGAATGTTTTAAAGATTATAGGTTGTTGTTTGGAATTCAGATATCCAGCACTAGTGTATGAGGATGCCAGATTCGAGATTCTCGCTAATTTCCTTGACCCCAATTGCGATAAATtgttaagttggaaaagtagaTTGAAGATTGCCAAAAGCATTGCCAGTGCAATTCTTTATCTACACACTGCATTTCCAACTCCCATTATCTACAGGATCTTGAACCCCCATAACATTATCTTGGACCATCATTGTGTTCCCAAACTGTTTGATTTCTCATTTGTTATTTCTCTTCCTCCTGGAGAGTTGCAAGTGGAAGATGACTTGATTTGGATTCCTGGCTATTTCGATCCAGAGTACCAATCTTCAAG GGCCAATGAAGATGATCCAGAACACATTGTGAATTATGTAAATGACCATATTCACAAGGACGATCAATTCAAGCAGATTGTGGACCCTAAAATCTTGAACGAATCGAGTGTAAATCATCAACAGCTACAAGCTTTCATTAATATCACTTTAAGATGTGTCCAGGCTAAGGGAGAAAATAGACCAGATATGCTCGATATTGCAAGAAAGATCCTGCAATTTGAGTAA
- the LOC104239616 gene encoding non-functional pseudokinase ZED1-like isoform X1, whose translation MDCITKMWSVLKKFRKEEEDVPNLFLQNGSALLEELISFSSGTYDIPIRSYSAQQLVKATNNFAGRVHASTYGYICRGTLQGRSILDKMFINIPGNPASHSDFDILAGAVRDIAVTSLMSRNKNVLKIIGCCLEFRYPALVYEDARFEILANFLDPNCDKLLSWKSRLKIAKSIASAILYLHTAFPTPIIYRILNPHNIILDHHCVPKLFDFSFVISLPPGELQVEDDLIWIPGYFDPEYQSSRFVTQKTDVYSFGVLLLVLLNGQGPICRANEDDPEHIVNYVNDHIHKDDQFKQIVDPKILNESSVNHQQLQAFINITLRCVQAKGENRPDMLDIARKILQFE comes from the exons ATGGATTGCATAACGAAGATGTGGTCGGTCTTGAAGAAATTTaggaaggaagaagaagatgtaCCAAATCTGTTCCTACAAAATGGAAGTGCACTGTTGGAAGAGCTTATTTCTTTTTCTAGTGGAACATATGACATTCCTATCCGTAGTTACAGTGCTCAACAACTTGTTAAGGCCACAAACAACTTCGCTGGACGTGTCCATGCTAGCACCTACGGTTACATCTGTAGAGGAACTCTGCAAGGCCGCTCTATCTTGGACAAAATGTTCATAAATATTCCAG GTAATCCGGCCTCACATTCCGACTTTGACATTCTTGCTGGAGCTGTACGTGACATTGCAGTCACATCACTAATGAGCAGAAATAAGAATGTTTTAAAGATTATAGGTTGTTGTTTGGAATTCAGATATCCAGCACTAGTGTATGAGGATGCCAGATTCGAGATTCTCGCTAATTTCCTTGACCCCAATTGCGATAAATtgttaagttggaaaagtagaTTGAAGATTGCCAAAAGCATTGCCAGTGCAATTCTTTATCTACACACTGCATTTCCAACTCCCATTATCTACAGGATCTTGAACCCCCATAACATTATCTTGGACCATCATTGTGTTCCCAAACTGTTTGATTTCTCATTTGTTATTTCTCTTCCTCCTGGAGAGTTGCAAGTGGAAGATGACTTGATTTGGATTCCTGGCTATTTCGATCCAGAGTACCAATCTTCAAGGTTTGTCACTCAAAAGACCGACGTCTATAGTTTTGGTGTGCTTCTACTTGTGCTCTTAAATGGACAAGGTCCTATATGCAGGGCCAATGAAGATGATCCAGAACACATTGTGAATTATGTAAATGACCATATTCACAAGGACGATCAATTCAAGCAGATTGTGGACCCTAAAATCTTGAACGAATCGAGTGTAAATCATCAACAGCTACAAGCTTTCATTAATATCACTTTAAGATGTGTCCAGGCTAAGGGAGAAAATAGACCAGATATGCTCGATATTGCAAGAAAGATCCTGCAATTTGAGTAA
- the LOC104239614 gene encoding uncharacterized protein → MESKGKEKIKSKKKKQSVPTSSTMPNMSHPLPHPPQSTSLSSTMFTIPAPSNNSVQYYSMPAKGGQSNTVFNFVPTSFIPLSSPGFHGGSPAVVPSVFYGSQHTDSPAVSPPGFHGSQHTGSPAAAPPSFHGSQHTGLPAVEPPSFHGSQHDGASFVAPSSSSPSSSSIPSISRLDIGFSRPATSSAASAPSHRCRFLPSFQATHLVTDSMKPFYHEPWTSWGKIPYSIREQMWNQFRTRCTWHPQHQNAINSIFEKKAAIRIKDTMCAARNSGKMPE, encoded by the exons ATGGAATCTAAGGGGAAGGAGAAAATAAAATCTAAGAAGAAAAAACAATCTGTTCCAACTTCCTCAACTATGCCAAATATGAGTCATCCTCTTCCTCATCCTCCTCAATCGACTTCATTGTCATCCACCATGTTTACTATCCCCGCTCCATCTAATAATTCAGTTCAGTATTATTCTATGCCTGCTAAAGGCGGTCAAAGTAACACCGTTTTTAACTTTGTACCCACATCTTTTATACCATTATCTTCACCGGGCTTTCATGGTGGCTCACCAGCTGTTGTACCCTCGGTCTTTTATGGTAGTCAACATACTGACTCACCAGCTGTTTCACCCCCGGGCTTTCATGGTAGTCAGCATACTGGCTCACCAGCTGCTGCACCCCCGAGCTTTCATGGTAGTCAGCATACTGGCTTACCAGCTGTTGAACCCCCGAGCTTTCATGGTAGTCAGCATGATGGTGCATCTTTTGTTGCTCCATCATCTTCCAGTCCATCATCATCATCCATTCCCAGCATATCTAGGTTGGATATTGGATTCTCTCGCCCAGCTACATCTAGTGCTGCTTCTgcaccatctcatagatgcag GTTTTTGCCATCCTTTCAAGCTACACATTTGGTTACAGATTCTATGAAGCCATTTTATCATGAGCCGTGGACTTCTTGGGGAAAGATACCGTATAGCATCAGAGAGCAAATGTGGAATCAATTTAGg ACAAGGTGTACATGGCATCCTCAGCATCAAAATGCAATAAATAGTATTTTCGAGAAGAAAGCTGCTATAAGGATTAAAGATACTATGTGCGCTGCTCGAAATTCCGGTAAAATGCCGGAATGA